The genomic segment CTCGCAGTTCAAGAACAAACTAATCGTGATCGGGGTCAGCACGCCGGATCAGAATGAGACGTTTGTAACGCCGGTGGGCAACGACGCCACAGAGCTGGCGGTCAAGGCCAGCGTCATGGACAACATCATCAACAACCGCATCCTGATGGTCCAGAACAGGCGACCTGGGATCGATCTTTTGGTGCTCTTCCTGTTGGGCGGCGTGTGCGCGTTCATTCTGCCGCGCGTCGCGCTGATGTACCGCATGGTCATCCTCGGAGCCGGGCTGGTCATCCTGGCCAATGTCAATTACTTCATGCTGGCCAGTTTCAACACTATGCCGCAGACCATGTACGTGATGCTGCAACTGGTCTTATTCGCCTTTGCTTCACCGTTGCTCGAATCCACCCTGCTGGCCGGTGAATCTGCTGCCACCTACACGGACCGCAAGAAGGTGCCCAAAGTACATACGGAAAAGGCCCGGGGACAGGCAGCAGGCAGCGCCGATGAAGTGAAAGTTCGCGAACTCAAGGTATCGCCTGCAGATCCGGACAACCTGGTCACCACGGCCGTCGATATGGGGGACAGCGGCCGTCATGCCCAACGGACTACGGCGCTCGCCGATGGGCTCACCGATTCGTCCAAGACGGCTTCGCCATCCGAACCGCTCGAAGTCGGCGATATGAGTGACATCAGTGGCGGTCACGGTCAGTCACAGTCCGGTGCGACGGCGAGTTCCTCCGAGGGGCTGGGGTTCTCGGACAGCAGCTCCGATGGCTGGAAGGATTCGAGCGGCGCCGGTATCAAACGCGACAGCGGCGAGTTGTCGCTTCCCGGCGACCAGAGCGACCTCAAGAATCTCGGCCGTTACCAGATTATGGGGACGCTTGGACGAGGCGCTATGGGGATGGTGTACCGGGGTATCGATCCGGCCATCAACCGCCCGGTAGCGTTGAAAACGATACGTTTGGATTTCGTAAACGACCCGGACGAATTCGCCGAGCTCAAGGAGCGCCTGTATCGCGAGGCTCAAGCGGCCGGCAAGCTCTCCCATCCGAATATCGTGACCATCTACGACGTCGGTTCCGAAGGGCCCCTGCAGTACATTGCCATGGAGTACCTTGAAGGGGTCACACTCGAACATCTCATCAAGAAAAAAACTCGGTTCAACTACAAGATCATTGCGCAAATAATCACCCAGATCTGCGCGGCTCTTGAGTATGCACACGAGCGGGGTATCGTTCACCGCGACATCAAACCGGCCAACGTCATGGTGCTCAGCGATTATCGCGTCAAAGTGATGGATTTCGGAATTGCACGAATCGACTCCAATTCCATGACCAAGACCGGTATCGCCATGGGTACCCCGAACTACATCTCGCCCGAACAGCTTCGCGGGCTGCCCATCGACCGACGCGCCGACCTCTTCTCGCTGGGTGTGCTGATGTACGAAATGCTACTCGGGCGCAGGCCGTTCAAAGGAGAAAATATCACGTCGCTGATCTACGCCATCATGCATCACGAGCCGGATAAACCGTCCAATCTCAATCCGCAGATCCCGCTGTTGTTCGACCACGTGATCGCCAAGGCGCTGAAGAAAAACCCGCAGGAACGGTATCAGAAAGCCTCCGAAATCACAACCGACCTTCACGATTTCGTTGAGTCGTTCGCCAAGAGCTGAGTCGAGAACAACGTACCACGAACGATCAAGGCCGCCACGGTGCACCGTGCCGGCCTTTGCATTTGGTCTCTGAAAAACTCAGCGCTATTTTTCAGGCGGGTTCTTGTCGAGAATCTCCTCAACCAAAGACAACGCTACACCCGACAGCATAACCTCCACGCCGAGTTGTGTGAAGTCCGATGAAATAAGCTCGCGATTGATCGACGCGTACAGCGAACAGGAGGCGCCCCGCTCCACTACCAAACCGGACAGATGGTTGGCGGTCTCCGCCACAAAGGTCACCTCGCCCAGTTCTTCCGAGGTCACATACCCCGTACAGTTATGCACCTGCAGATGCGAGTTACCGGTATACACGACCACCAGCATGCCCCGGCTTTTGCCAAGGGTGACTTCGGGGTACACCTCCAGCACGAGGATGCGTCGCTCCTCGGTGTTAGTGACTTTGAAGCGGAAATGATCCTTTTCCCAGGAGACTTTTTCGGCTCCGAGCAAGGCGCCAATTTTGTCGGCATCGGTCTGACTAAAACTGGTGGCCATCAGGTTTGCTCCGTTCGCTCATGTCTATCGTCAGCGAGCAGGACCGGCCTCATCTTTCTTGGGGGGCGTTTCGTCACGACGAGGCGGCGCCGGTTGATCATGCCTGATCTCGGTCACCGACCCCTTGACTTCATCGGAGGTGTCTTTCATCGCCCGCTTGAATTCGCGGATCCCTTTGCCGAGCCCCTGCGCAATCTCCGGCAACCGCCTCGCCCCGAACAGAAGCAGGATCGCCAGGAAGATCAGCAGCATTTCCCATGGGCCCATTCCGAACATAGTAACGTCCTTCCTGAGGTACGCGTACCTCTATAAGTACCACCACCGAAAATACACGATAACAAGTAGAACAAACAAGAGTGACATAAAGTTGATCTTGAACATCAGCCCCACCGTGAACGAAATGGCGTAGAACTCCACTTTGGTGGCATCGAACCCGATGACGACGGATTTGGTGAATAACGTCTTGGCTGCCCCTTCCGGAAGGTATGTGCCGATAACATCCCCCAAAAGCCCGCCCAGTACGGCGCCAAGAATCAGCGCCGTGATGATAAACGTCAGTTCTCTTCGCTTCACGCACTCTCCACCGGTCGGCGGGATGCCAAATGCCCCCGCACCGACTCGAATATCTTCAGACCGTCTATTGACCCCAGAATCGTCTCCACCGCCCGTTCCGGATGTGGCATCATGCCAAGTACGTTCCCTGCCTCATTGATGATCCCGGCAATATTATGGGCGGATCCGTTCGGGTTGGCCAACGGTGATTCTTTGCCCTGAACGTCGACATACCGAAACAGTACCAGTCCCTTGTCCTCGAGTTTCCTGATATCCCCCTCGAAATTGTAGTAGTTCCCTTCGCCGTGGGCGATAGGGACCCGGAGGATATCACCAACCCTGCAATCGGCAGTGAATGGCGTCCGGTTGTTCTCTACTCTCAGGTACACTTGTTTGCAGGAGAACCGAAGGTGGCTGTTTCTGATGAGCGCACCCGGGAGGAGTCCCGCCTCGGTGGCCACCTGGAAACCGTTGCAGATCCCCATCACCAGGCCGCCGGAGTTGGCAAACCGAATGACCTGCTTCATGATTGGTGAGAAGCGCGCGATAGCGCCGGCTCGCAAATAGTCACCGTGGGCAAATCCGCCCGGCAGAATGATCAGGTCACTGCCACACAGGTCTTCGGACTTATGCCAAAGAAACCCGACCGGCACGCCCAGCACAAAACGGAACGCGGCGAACGCATCATAGTCGCAATTGGAACCGGGAAACGTCACCACGCCGACTTTCATCAGGTCTTCTCCACCGAGTACTTCTCGATCACCGGATTGGCCAGGAGCTTTCGGCACACCTCATCGATCCGGCGGTCAATGTCGCCGTTTTGCGCGTCAAACTCCAACTCAAAAAACTTGCCGGACCGGACCGACATGAACTCGCCGTACCCCATCTGGGCGAGCGCTTTCTGGATCGTCACCCCCTGCGGGTCGAGCACCCCATCTTTGAGGCGAACATAAACGACCACTTTCTTCTTATTCGTCATCACTCTCGTCTTTCCGAAATCGCCGCTTTAAGTACGGCCGCCCGGTTACCTTGCCGACGCCAACATAGAATAAGCGATAAAACTCGCGGGCCATGCCATACAATATATAGACCGCCATAAGCGGAAACAACATCAGTCTCGGCTTGACAATGATTAGCGAAAGCCCCGCCAGAAGCAGCGCGCCGAGCTTGATCCGGTCCTGGCGGCGGTCAAAACGCTCCGGAATGGCATCGTATTCCACCTGCGAGACCATCAACACAGAGAACAACACGATCATGGTGACCAGCCACTCGGAGTACTCCAAACCATTCCAAATTCGGTAGCAAAATATGATGAACGAGACCATCGTGACAGCTGCTGCCGGAACCGGAAGCCCCACGAATTCCTTCTTCTCTTCGCTTTCGGCCATGACGTTGTAGCGCGCCAGCCGATAGGCTGCGGACATGATATAGACAATCGAGATTATCCAACCCCACTTGCCGAGATCGTTCAGTTTGATCGCATAGACTATCATCGCCGGTGCCACGCCGAACGACAGGAAATCCGCCAGGGAATCCAGTTCAATACCAAACTGAGAAGTTGAACCGCTCAAACGAGCCACCTTGCCGTCGAGCGCATCCATAAGCGCCGCCGCCAGCACAAACCAGCAGGCCGACGTGATCCGCCCATCCACGGCCTCCAGGAGAGCGATAAACCCGAACACCACGTTTCCCATGGTGAACATGCCGGGGAAGATGCCTCTATAATTTCCCACGCGCCTCCTGACTGGCTCGATCGGAAGCGCTTAATATCGAACTTGTGTTGAGGTAGCCAATGACGGTCCGCCCGCCGGCCACGTGCTCTCCGATCCTGATCCGAATATCGCTGTCGGCCGGCACAAACAGCTCGGTACGTGAGCCGAAACGGATAAGCCCGAAGCGATCCCCGGCTTTGCATTCATCCCCTGCCTTGACCCGGCATACGATCCGTCGGGCGATCAGGC from the Candidatus Zixiibacteriota bacterium genome contains:
- the purS gene encoding phosphoribosylformylglycinamidine synthase subunit PurS, with the protein product MTNKKKVVVYVRLKDGVLDPQGVTIQKALAQMGYGEFMSVRSGKFFELEFDAQNGDIDRRIDEVCRKLLANPVIEKYSVEKT
- a CDS encoding twin-arginine translocase TatA/TatE family subunit, which codes for MFGMGPWEMLLIFLAILLLFGARRLPEIAQGLGKGIREFKRAMKDTSDEVKGSVTEIRHDQPAPPRRDETPPKKDEAGPAR
- a CDS encoding serine/threonine-protein kinase, which produces MSKYSTYILYLLITILVVILYVNDFTPLAGMQRSVNDLLCRVTASSTPPPNIQLVMIDARAQTEFGQWPWNHDRIADLLAAAASGEPKAVVLDVELSEEARQDSAGYTQILADQLSWVPNTILPYDIALSNFRGNKTSNPKYLFKNSVNVDNKVGLLSEEASLNARKVFLPAEKLLSHDPYLGFNYTAPDNDRILRHQPMIMNYEGFYYPSLPLMAAAVYLGMTPDKIKVGDDGQIHLGTQRTIPVSDQGEFFISFTKDNPFVRHSAADVLGEKFNYSQFKNKLIVIGVSTPDQNETFVTPVGNDATELAVKASVMDNIINNRILMVQNRRPGIDLLVLFLLGGVCAFILPRVALMYRMVILGAGLVILANVNYFMLASFNTMPQTMYVMLQLVLFAFASPLLESTLLAGESAATYTDRKKVPKVHTEKARGQAAGSADEVKVRELKVSPADPDNLVTTAVDMGDSGRHAQRTTALADGLTDSSKTASPSEPLEVGDMSDISGGHGQSQSGATASSSEGLGFSDSSSDGWKDSSGAGIKRDSGELSLPGDQSDLKNLGRYQIMGTLGRGAMGMVYRGIDPAINRPVALKTIRLDFVNDPDEFAELKERLYREAQAAGKLSHPNIVTIYDVGSEGPLQYIAMEYLEGVTLEHLIKKKTRFNYKIIAQIITQICAALEYAHERGIVHRDIKPANVMVLSDYRVKVMDFGIARIDSNSMTKTGIAMGTPNYISPEQLRGLPIDRRADLFSLGVLMYEMLLGRRPFKGENITSLIYAIMHHEPDKPSNLNPQIPLLFDHVIAKALKKNPQERYQKASEITTDLHDFVESFAKS
- a CDS encoding DUF4321 domain-containing protein; this encodes MKRRELTFIITALILGAVLGGLLGDVIGTYLPEGAAKTLFTKSVVIGFDATKVEFYAISFTVGLMFKINFMSLLFVLLVIVYFRWWYL
- the purQ gene encoding phosphoribosylformylglycinamidine synthase subunit PurQ, which produces MKVGVVTFPGSNCDYDAFAAFRFVLGVPVGFLWHKSEDLCGSDLIILPGGFAHGDYLRAGAIARFSPIMKQVIRFANSGGLVMGICNGFQVATEAGLLPGALIRNSHLRFSCKQVYLRVENNRTPFTADCRVGDILRVPIAHGEGNYYNFEGDIRKLEDKGLVLFRYVDVQGKESPLANPNGSAHNIAGIINEAGNVLGMMPHPERAVETILGSIDGLKIFESVRGHLASRRPVESA
- the pssA gene encoding CDP-diacylglycerol--serine O-phosphatidyltransferase — translated: MGNYRGIFPGMFTMGNVVFGFIALLEAVDGRITSACWFVLAAALMDALDGKVARLSGSTSQFGIELDSLADFLSFGVAPAMIVYAIKLNDLGKWGWIISIVYIMSAAYRLARYNVMAESEEKKEFVGLPVPAAAVTMVSFIIFCYRIWNGLEYSEWLVTMIVLFSVLMVSQVEYDAIPERFDRRQDRIKLGALLLAGLSLIIVKPRLMLFPLMAVYILYGMAREFYRLFYVGVGKVTGRPYLKRRFRKDESDDE